Proteins encoded in a region of the Clostridium butyricum genome:
- a CDS encoding GNAT family N-acetyltransferase, with protein sequence MIKEILQIEELSINAFPAILTELYDGWILRYSNGYTYRGNSVNPLYSSTIELEDKIKYCECKYFEKGLPCVYKITENVEKELDDSLEKLGYTMEKSADIMICQLNKNINTQVEDVKITLDITEEWLDGFLKLNGTTEETIKLTAKFMLSNIKNKVFCVSINYGEIMIACGLGVLENKKIGLYDINVMEQYRMGGLGTKICKTIINEGIRNGADTAYLQVASFNEKAIHLYRSLGFKRLYKYWYRVKKYPNQ encoded by the coding sequence ATGATTAAGGAAATTCTTCAAATAGAAGAGTTATCAATTAATGCTTTTCCAGCAATATTGACAGAACTATATGATGGGTGGATTTTAAGATATTCAAATGGATATACATATAGGGGGAATAGTGTGAATCCACTATATTCATCAACAATTGAATTAGAAGATAAAATTAAATATTGCGAATGCAAGTACTTTGAAAAAGGATTACCTTGTGTGTATAAGATAACAGAAAATGTTGAGAAAGAATTGGATGATAGCTTAGAAAAACTAGGATATACTATGGAAAAGTCAGCAGATATTATGATTTGTCAATTGAATAAAAATATTAATACTCAAGTTGAAGATGTTAAAATTACTTTAGATATTACAGAAGAATGGTTAGATGGTTTTCTAAAACTTAATGGAACAACGGAGGAAACTATAAAGTTAACAGCAAAATTTATGCTTTCCAATATAAAAAACAAAGTATTTTGTGTAAGTATAAATTATGGTGAAATTATGATAGCTTGTGGGCTTGGTGTACTTGAAAATAAAAAAATAGGATTATATGATATTAATGTTATGGAGCAGTATAGAATGGGAGGACTTGGTACAAAAATATGTAAAACAATTATAAATGAAGGAATTAGAAATGGTGCAGATACAGCATATTTACAAGTAGCTTCATTTAATGAAAAAGCAATTCACTTATATAGGTCTCTTGGTTTTAAAAGATTATATAAATACTGGTATAGAGTAAAAAAATATCCTAATCAATAA
- a CDS encoding metallophosphoesterase family protein, giving the protein MKVAVLSDIHGNGVALKYTIDDLKKIGIKKIIILGDIVMKGPMPFKSLELLKDKSLEIIAWVKGNTDLWLEQITNDWIPRSMKEKEIKLYYKYATENLQEEQIEFLKKLPLECSINVNEINILCVHGISKSIFEAIDSSVSEEEIKKAIKGVKEEVILSGHSHTSFIGKVDEKMIFNVGSIGNSLDGDNRISYGVLEFDENKVNLINRRISYPVSDVINIATDNKFPLLEEYRKLILNGLM; this is encoded by the coding sequence ATGAAAGTAGCGGTTTTATCTGATATTCATGGTAATGGTGTAGCACTAAAATATACTATAGATGATTTAAAAAAAATAGGCATTAAAAAAATTATTATTTTAGGAGATATAGTGATGAAAGGACCTATGCCTTTTAAATCTTTAGAATTGTTAAAAGATAAATCTTTAGAAATTATAGCATGGGTTAAGGGAAATACAGATTTATGGCTTGAACAAATTACAAATGATTGGATACCAAGATCAATGAAAGAAAAGGAAATAAAATTATACTATAAATATGCAACGGAAAATTTACAAGAAGAGCAAATAGAATTCCTTAAAAAGTTACCATTAGAGTGTTCAATCAATGTAAATGAAATTAACATACTTTGTGTTCATGGAATATCTAAATCAATATTTGAAGCAATAGATAGTAGTGTTTCAGAAGAAGAAATTAAGAAGGCAATAAAAGGTGTAAAAGAAGAAGTTATTTTAAGTGGACATTCACATACTTCCTTTATTGGTAAAGTAGATGAAAAAATGATATTTAATGTGGGAAGTATAGGCAATTCACTTGACGGTGATAATAGAATATCTTATGGAGTTTTAGAGTTTGATGAAAACAAAGTTAACTTAATAAATAGAAGAATTAGTTACCCAGTAAGTGACGTTATAAATATAGCAACTGATAATAAATTTCCCTTACTTGAAGAATATAGAAAACTCATATTAAATGGATTGATGTAA
- a CDS encoding VOC family protein yields the protein MELELKLNSLYICVKNMERAINFYEEFFMQKVEVKDEIFSVFDLNGFRFCLFNNAKVNEDVFWGDNCLPSFEVNNIEKLTERLIKLKAEIVFPLTKIKNNFVLEFKDSEGNDIEIYCKC from the coding sequence ATGGAATTAGAATTAAAGTTAAATTCGCTATACATTTGCGTTAAAAATATGGAAAGGGCAATAAATTTCTATGAAGAATTTTTCATGCAAAAGGTAGAGGTAAAAGATGAGATATTTAGTGTTTTTGACTTAAATGGATTTAGATTCTGTCTATTTAATAATGCTAAAGTAAATGAAGATGTTTTTTGGGGAGATAATTGTCTTCCAAGCTTTGAAGTCAATAATATAGAAAAATTAACCGAGAGATTGATAAAATTAAAGGCTGAAATAGTTTTTCCATTAACTAAAATAAAGAATAATTTTGTTTTAGAATTTAAAGATAGTGAAGGAAATGATATTGAAATATACTGTAAATGCTGA
- a CDS encoding GNAT family N-acetyltransferase encodes MKILESKRIILRPWQISDLDDLHEFMSNEQVARLAGFKVKKNKGESLRILKQFIIDSSDSLWAVELKNNNKVIGWVELHEYPNRINKDSKEIGCVLLEKYWGQGLMPEALKEVISYGFNEERLKCIICSHFLNNNRSKRIIEKCGFNYVKVSNEKVYYCLNKHTV; translated from the coding sequence ATGAAGATACTTGAGAGTAAGAGAATAATCTTAAGACCTTGGCAAATTTCTGATTTAGATGATTTACATGAGTTTATGTCAAACGAGCAAGTGGCAAGGTTAGCAGGCTTTAAAGTAAAAAAGAACAAGGGTGAGAGTCTTAGAATTTTAAAGCAATTTATAATAGATTCTAGTGATTCTTTATGGGCAGTTGAACTAAAAAATAATAATAAAGTTATAGGATGGGTTGAATTGCATGAATATCCTAATAGAATAAATAAAGATTCAAAAGAAATAGGTTGTGTTTTATTAGAGAAATATTGGGGACAAGGATTAATGCCAGAAGCACTTAAAGAAGTTATTAGTTATGGATTTAATGAAGAAAGACTTAAATGTATTATATGTTCTCATTTTTTAAATAATAATCGATCAAAAAGAATTATTGAAAAGTGTGGTTTTAATTATGTTAAAGTTAGTAATGAGAAAGTATATTATTGTTTAAATAAACATACTGTTTAA
- a CDS encoding class I SAM-dependent methyltransferase — MNEIFKQIPLYRFIMFCNETAMNKKVLDCGAGGDYPSLSLFSEYGYETHGIELNSKQLEKANIYASKKSQNLNIERGDMRKLNFENEYFSFVYSYNSVFHMTKSDVLNSINEMKRVLKPEGLLFVNFLTTKDHRCGTGVAMGENQYEQMDDYIPVIHSYFEEDEPEKYFNNMKILYKESRVLERIFEGKKIRQGFVDYIVKKE; from the coding sequence ATGAATGAAATATTTAAACAAATACCTTTATACAGATTTATTATGTTCTGTAATGAGACAGCTATGAATAAGAAAGTGTTGGATTGTGGTGCAGGAGGAGATTATCCATCACTAAGCTTATTTTCAGAATATGGATATGAAACACATGGGATAGAATTAAATAGTAAACAATTAGAAAAGGCCAATATATATGCAAGTAAAAAAAGCCAAAATTTAAATATTGAACGAGGAGACATGAGAAAATTAAATTTTGAAAATGAGTATTTTAGTTTTGTTTATTCTTACAATTCAGTATTTCATATGACAAAATCAGATGTTTTAAATTCTATAAATGAAATGAAGCGTGTATTAAAGCCAGAAGGTCTTCTTTTTGTTAACTTCCTTACTACAAAAGATCATCGCTGTGGAACAGGTGTAGCTATGGGTGAAAATCAATATGAGCAAATGGATGATTATATTCCCGTAATTCATTCATATTTTGAAGAAGATGAACCAGAAAAGTATTTTAATAACATGAAAATATTATATAAAGAGAGTAGAGTTTTAGAAAGAATATTTGAGGGTAAAAAAATTAGACAAGGCTTTGTTGATTATATTGTTAAAAAGGAATAA
- a CDS encoding GNAT family N-acetyltransferase, producing MGYYGREKRKNEFVAVINKCFGLCGYIRFNNNYNYVLVGLGLKPDLCGQGLGYKLMDILKSESRRRYNNKTIIL from the coding sequence TTGGGATATTACGGTAGAGAAAAAAGAAAAAATGAATTTGTAGCAGTTATTAATAAATGCTTTGGATTATGCGGTTATATTAGATTTAATAACAATTATAATTATGTTTTAGTAGGATTAGGTTTGAAACCTGATTTATGTGGACAAGGATTAGGATATAAACTAATGGATATATTAAAAAGTGAAAGTAGAAGAAGATATAATAATAAAACAATTATACTATAG
- a CDS encoding homocysteine S-methyltransferase family protein translates to MDFETCFNTSSSILMEGALGERLKREYNIRFDDKVAMANLIYDDKSRQAMEIIFREYMKIAEKYSLPFIATTPTRRANKERVLQSNLSGKIIEDNVHFLQEIKKNTTTNMFVGGLMGCKGDAYKGTEILSIEEAQEFHSWQANLFKNSGVDFLYAGIMPALSEAIGMAKAMESTALPYIISFMIKNNGKLIDGTTIHNAIINIDNATVHKPIGYMTNCVHPIVLRKALSTQLNKTKLVRERFCGIQANASPLSPEELDNCSDLKSSDNVSLANEMMKLNQYFNPKIFGGCCGTDNTHIEEIAKRIKN, encoded by the coding sequence TTGGATTTTGAAACGTGCTTTAATACATCATCATCAATTTTAATGGAGGGTGCATTAGGAGAAAGATTAAAACGGGAATATAATATTAGGTTTGATGATAAGGTTGCAATGGCTAATCTAATTTATGATGATAAGTCAAGACAAGCTATGGAAATTATTTTTAGAGAATATATGAAAATTGCAGAGAAATATAGCTTGCCATTTATTGCAACAACCCCAACTAGAAGAGCAAATAAAGAGCGAGTTTTACAATCTAATTTAAGTGGAAAAATTATTGAAGATAATGTGCATTTTTTACAAGAAATTAAGAAAAATACAACAACTAATATGTTTGTTGGCGGATTAATGGGATGTAAGGGAGACGCATATAAAGGAACAGAGATTTTATCTATAGAAGAGGCTCAGGAGTTTCATTCATGGCAAGCAAATTTATTTAAAAATTCAGGTGTAGATTTTTTATATGCAGGAATTATGCCAGCTTTATCTGAGGCTATAGGAATGGCAAAAGCTATGGAAAGTACAGCATTACCATATATTATTAGCTTTATGATTAAGAATAATGGGAAGCTAATAGATGGAACTACTATTCATAATGCTATTATAAATATAGATAATGCAACAGTACATAAACCAATTGGTTATATGACAAATTGTGTTCATCCTATAGTGTTAAGAAAGGCATTGTCTACTCAATTAAATAAGACTAAATTGGTAAGAGAGCGTTTCTGTGGAATACAAGCAAATGCTTCACCATTATCACCAGAAGAATTAGATAATTGTAGTGATTTAAAATCATCTGATAATGTTAGTCTTGCTAATGAAATGATGAAGTTGAATCAGTATTTTAATCCTAAAATTTTTGGTGGTTGCTGTGGTACGGATAATACTCATATAGAAGAAATAGCCAAAAGAATAAAAAATTAA
- a CDS encoding GNAT family N-acetyltransferase yields MSNYIIRESNEEESELIVDKIVEYNLSKVPIIQESSFIWINRVIVGTYGDIIAGINSKMYCWNCLYIDVLWVKEEYRKEGLGSKILNEIEKVAKDKGCYLIHLDTFDFQAKDFYIKHGYDIFGILDECPQRHKRYFMKKII; encoded by the coding sequence ATGAGTAATTATATTATAAGAGAAAGTAATGAAGAGGAATCAGAATTAATTGTTGACAAAATAGTTGAGTATAATTTATCTAAAGTTCCTATTATTCAAGAGTCTTCATTTATTTGGATTAACAGAGTAATTGTAGGTACATATGGAGATATTATTGCGGGAATAAATAGCAAAATGTATTGTTGGAATTGCTTGTATATAGATGTTTTATGGGTTAAAGAAGAGTATAGAAAAGAAGGACTTGGATCAAAAATTTTAAATGAAATAGAAAAAGTGGCCAAAGATAAAGGGTGTTACCTAATTCATTTAGACACATTTGACTTTCAAGCAAAGGATTTTTATATTAAGCATGGATATGATATTTTTGGCATATTAGATGAATGTCCACAGAGACACAAAAGATATTTTATGAAAAAAATCATATAG
- a CDS encoding GNAT family N-acetyltransferase has translation MKKDKAIKYLIKNILLNIGMIEPIRRCTAEILYAEIDGVLIREKKSNAYMISVDDFEIGRKLIDTIEESSLIVSHQQFMVDYILNRFKLTKSLECVQAVYMSRKKLPVKKYELEINKLKVEQIKLILEHYDKLSINEIEILLKNGKIFGGYKNGKLIGFVGNHLEGSIGLLEVFPQYRCLGYGTILESYIINKMIDESLVPFAQIEIDNKESMILQTKLGFEISKDCLYWIF, from the coding sequence GTGAAGAAAGATAAGGCTATTAAATATTTAATAAAAAATATATTACTGAATATTGGAATGATTGAACCAATACGTAGATGTACAGCAGAAATATTATATGCTGAGATAGATGGAGTACTTATACGAGAGAAAAAAAGTAATGCTTATATGATTTCAGTAGATGATTTTGAAATAGGAAGAAAATTAATAGATACTATAGAAGAATCTAGTTTAATTGTCTCACATCAACAATTTATGGTGGATTATATATTAAATAGATTTAAATTAACCAAAAGTCTTGAATGTGTTCAAGCAGTCTATATGAGCAGAAAGAAGCTTCCTGTGAAAAAATATGAATTAGAAATAAATAAATTAAAAGTAGAACAAATTAAACTAATATTAGAACATTATGATAAGTTATCTATTAATGAAATTGAAATACTGTTAAAAAACGGGAAAATATTTGGCGGATATAAAAATGGAAAACTGATAGGATTTGTTGGAAATCATTTGGAAGGGAGCATAGGGCTATTAGAAGTATTTCCGCAATATAGGTGCCTGGGATATGGAACAATACTTGAAAGCTATATAATAAATAAAATGATTGATGAAAGCTTAGTTCCATTTGCTCAAATTGAAATAGATAATAAAGAATCAATGATATTACAAACTAAACTTGGATTTGAAATATCAAAGGATTGTTTGTATTGGATATTTTAA
- a CDS encoding MBL fold metallo-hydrolase has protein sequence MTELITLELLFEMGEMRFYIYPVVLKNNDDLILIDTGFPMFLPLIKKAFEKNGLDIRQLKQVILTHHDHDHMGAVKELVEKYPSVKVKCSEKQIPYIIGKKKPLRLEQGEMLWGDSGLIQMIKSVEPLEFALVVEDNETICDGVKVIETSGHMPGHISIYIEPMKTLISGDLLTCENGILSIADERFVLDKEAEINSLKKITNLDIEKIICFHGGEYKSNNLKEDLEKIILKGYNG, from the coding sequence ATGACTGAATTAATAACTTTAGAATTATTATTTGAAATGGGAGAAATGAGATTTTATATTTATCCAGTTGTACTTAAAAATAATGATGATTTGATCTTAATTGATACAGGGTTTCCTATGTTCTTGCCATTAATTAAAAAGGCTTTTGAGAAAAATGGCTTGGACATAAGACAACTTAAACAAGTTATTTTAACACATCATGACCATGATCATATGGGCGCAGTAAAGGAGCTTGTAGAAAAATATCCTTCTGTAAAGGTAAAATGTTCAGAAAAGCAAATACCATATATTATAGGGAAAAAGAAACCACTTAGGTTAGAACAAGGAGAAATGTTATGGGGAGACAGTGGACTTATACAAATGATAAAAAGCGTGGAACCTTTGGAGTTTGCTTTAGTAGTAGAGGATAATGAGACTATTTGTGATGGAGTAAAAGTGATTGAAACATCAGGGCATATGCCAGGACATATTTCTATTTATATTGAACCTATGAAAACCTTAATAAGTGGAGATTTGTTAACTTGTGAAAATGGTATATTAAGTATTGCTGATGAACGATTTGTATTAGATAAAGAAGCAGAAATAAATTCACTGAAGAAAATTACTAATTTGGATATTGAAAAAATTATATGCTTTCATGGTGGAGAGTATAAAAGCAATAATTTAAAAGAAGATTTAGAAAAAATTATATTGAAAGGATATAATGGATAA
- a CDS encoding flavodoxin family protein: protein MKICVIHGSQRNGNTEKTIEILKVKLNLIGNNDFFDLYLPKDLPLFCCGCFQCLEKGSFGGECCPHAKYTHPILETMKLSDGIIIGSPVYSLAESGQIKVFFDHFGCIFMSHRPLQEMFSKTALIVSTTAGTGTKYVIKSVERSLSFWGIPKIYKCGLTLWSKNWNEMSLKKQEKYEKCLGNKAYVFYKSLKNKKVHTPLKTKILFYIFKNLMNSYSDGHQDKEYWRRKGWLQGKRPW, encoded by the coding sequence ATGAAAATATGTGTGATACATGGTAGTCAGAGGAATGGAAATACAGAAAAGACCATTGAAATACTTAAGGTAAAGTTAAATTTAATTGGAAACAATGATTTTTTCGATTTATATTTACCAAAGGATTTACCATTGTTTTGTTGTGGGTGTTTTCAATGTCTTGAAAAAGGAAGCTTTGGAGGTGAATGTTGCCCTCATGCTAAATATACTCATCCTATTTTGGAAACAATGAAACTTTCGGATGGTATTATTATAGGTTCTCCAGTATATTCACTTGCTGAAAGTGGACAAATTAAAGTATTTTTTGATCATTTTGGTTGTATTTTTATGAGCCACAGACCATTACAAGAAATGTTCTCAAAGACTGCACTCATAGTATCTACAACAGCAGGTACTGGTACAAAATATGTAATAAAATCAGTTGAAAGAAGTTTAAGTTTCTGGGGAATTCCAAAGATATATAAATGCGGTTTAACTCTTTGGTCTAAAAATTGGAATGAGATGTCATTAAAAAAGCAAGAGAAATATGAAAAATGTTTGGGTAATAAAGCATATGTTTTTTACAAATCACTTAAAAATAAAAAAGTGCATACTCCATTAAAAACAAAGATATTGTTTTATATCTTTAAAAATCTTATGAATAGTTATTCAGACGGCCATCAAGATAAAGAATATTGGAGACGTAAAGGGTGGCTACAAGGAAAAAGACCTTGGTAA
- a CDS encoding acyl-CoA dehydratase activase-related protein — MGNILKIGVDIGSTTIKMVVINQDEKILFKTYRRHLADIRNAFKSCLEDAKSIIKDKKLTFSISGSGGMSLAEKLNVEFIQEVIASTKAIQINNPETDVVIELGGEDAKITYLNGGVEQRMNGTCAGGTGAFIDQMASLLNMDAGKLNEEAKSYTNIYPIAARCGVFAKTDVQPLINEGAKKCDIAISIFHAVVVQTISVLACGRPILGKVAFLGGPLTFLSELRKRFIEVLKLKDEDVIFPQDSELYVALGAALSCEGKSEYDYHSILARLEDIKGEEENKSDSLEPLFKNKQEYDSFKERHDKSVVKEIDISMAEGKCYLGIDAGSTTTKAVLINEKCEILYSYYAGNKGNPVDTAAGIIKEIYSNIPEGAKIVYSGVTGYGEHLLKEAFSMDIGEIETVAHYKAAKFFCPDVDFILDIGGQDMKCLRIKDGTIQSITLNEACSAGCGSFLQAFAKSLGFEIKDFAKKALFAKSPVDLGSKCTVFMNSKVKQAQKEGFTVEDIAAGLAYSVVKNSLYKVIKLRNPDELGNNIVVQGGTFYNEAVLRSFERLSGRNVIRPNIAGLMGAFGAAILAKENYEARACYIDDETAATVENNISDNKNDEVKANNIHISTLVSKENVDNIEMKSTNSRCRGCSNSCLLTINRFPNGNRFIAGNKCDTPLGNNTKDRNIPNLYEYKYNRIFNYEPLELNKAKRGIIGIPRVLNMYENYPLWFTLFTNLGFRVEISEKSSKELYEKGLTSIVSETACYPAKMTHGHVEDLIEKGIKNIFYPCILHESREFKNATDTFNCPVVTSYAEVIKNNMDSLEENNVNFMNPFLPIANKSKLKKRLKDALSIFNISQREINYAVDKAWDEQENFKKDIREKGVETLKYIKDHNIQGILLGGRPYHVDPEINHGMPKLINSLGFAVFTEDSVAHLGEIDGKLNVVDQWAYHSRLYRASNFIIDHDDINLVQLTSFGCGLDSITTDAVAEILECGSKIYTNIKIDEGSNLGAARIRLRSLKAAIEERRNKNIETSITKKDTKKFINPGKNKTIIVPQFSPIHFNILESAFRACGYDLVVLNNGDNAIDEGLKYVNNDICYPAIVVIGQVIEALKSGRYDLENTSILLAQSEGQCRFTNYTSVLEKALKEAGYEDLPVLSLSLAGVDKTNSLEGMNLDLVKKSIVGVIYGDLLSRVLHRVRPYEKIKGSADELYKKWTRICRESFEEPLKKNFKSIISSIIKEFEELPRIDVYKPKVGLVGELLVKFNPIANNSIVNMLEKEGVEVVHNDLLSLFLSSAKNQIFNYKHLDGKYISKLKGEITIKLIEKYQKVYIDALKKSRIFYVTEKIDEMAHNASKIISLGNQSGEGWKLPGEIMELENWGVNNVVCMQPFGCLPSHAVARGTIKALKKLNNKLNIVTIEYDPGSSEVNQNNRIKLMLASAFDKI; from the coding sequence ATGGGAAATATTTTAAAAATAGGAGTAGATATTGGTTCTACTACTATTAAAATGGTAGTCATTAATCAAGATGAAAAAATATTATTTAAAACATATAGAAGGCATCTGGCTGATATCAGAAATGCCTTTAAATCATGTCTTGAAGATGCAAAAAGTATTATAAAAGATAAAAAACTTACATTTTCTATTTCAGGATCGGGAGGAATGAGTCTTGCTGAAAAGCTTAATGTTGAATTTATACAGGAAGTAATAGCAAGTACAAAGGCTATACAGATTAATAATCCTGAAACTGATGTTGTAATAGAACTTGGAGGAGAAGATGCAAAGATAACTTATCTTAATGGTGGTGTTGAACAGAGAATGAATGGTACATGTGCTGGTGGTACTGGTGCATTTATAGATCAGATGGCATCACTTCTTAATATGGATGCAGGGAAGCTCAATGAAGAAGCTAAAAGTTATACTAATATATATCCAATAGCAGCAAGATGTGGAGTTTTTGCTAAAACTGATGTGCAACCATTAATAAATGAAGGAGCAAAAAAGTGTGATATCGCAATATCAATTTTTCATGCTGTAGTAGTTCAGACAATAAGTGTTTTAGCTTGTGGGCGTCCTATTTTAGGAAAAGTAGCTTTTCTTGGAGGACCATTAACTTTTTTGTCAGAACTTAGAAAGAGATTTATAGAAGTTTTAAAACTTAAGGATGAGGATGTTATATTTCCACAAGATTCAGAACTTTATGTTGCATTAGGTGCTGCATTAAGCTGTGAAGGAAAGTCTGAATATGATTATCACAGTATATTAGCCAGACTTGAAGATATAAAAGGTGAAGAAGAAAATAAATCAGATAGCCTAGAACCATTGTTTAAGAATAAACAAGAATATGATTCATTTAAAGAAAGACACGATAAAAGTGTAGTAAAAGAGATTGATATAAGCATGGCTGAAGGAAAGTGTTATTTAGGTATTGATGCTGGTTCTACAACAACAAAAGCTGTTCTTATTAATGAAAAATGTGAGATTTTATATTCATATTATGCTGGTAATAAAGGAAATCCAGTAGATACAGCAGCAGGAATTATAAAAGAAATCTATTCTAATATTCCTGAAGGTGCAAAGATTGTTTATAGTGGAGTTACTGGATATGGAGAGCATCTTCTAAAAGAAGCCTTTTCTATGGATATTGGTGAAATCGAAACGGTTGCACATTATAAGGCTGCAAAATTCTTCTGTCCAGATGTAGATTTTATTTTAGATATTGGTGGTCAGGACATGAAGTGTCTTAGAATAAAAGACGGAACAATACAAAGCATAACTTTAAATGAGGCATGTTCAGCAGGATGTGGATCATTTCTTCAGGCTTTTGCAAAGTCTTTAGGATTTGAAATAAAAGATTTTGCTAAAAAGGCACTTTTTGCAAAATCACCAGTTGATCTTGGATCAAAATGTACTGTTTTTATGAATTCAAAAGTAAAACAGGCACAAAAGGAAGGATTTACTGTAGAAGATATAGCAGCAGGACTTGCTTATTCAGTTGTTAAAAATAGTCTTTATAAGGTTATAAAGCTTAGAAATCCAGATGAACTTGGAAATAATATTGTAGTTCAAGGTGGAACTTTCTATAACGAAGCCGTACTTAGAAGTTTTGAAAGATTATCTGGTAGAAATGTTATAAGACCAAATATAGCAGGACTTATGGGAGCCTTTGGTGCTGCAATACTAGCTAAAGAAAATTATGAAGCTAGAGCTTGTTATATAGATGATGAAACAGCTGCAACAGTTGAAAATAATATTTCAGATAATAAGAATGATGAAGTTAAAGCAAATAATATACATATATCAACGTTAGTTTCAAAGGAAAATGTTGATAACATTGAAATGAAATCAACTAACAGCCGATGTAGGGGATGTTCAAATAGCTGTCTTTTAACAATAAACAGATTTCCAAATGGAAATAGATTTATTGCAGGAAACAAATGTGATACACCTCTTGGAAATAATACAAAAGATAGGAACATACCCAATTTATATGAGTACAAGTATAACAGAATATTTAATTATGAACCTTTAGAATTAAATAAAGCTAAAAGAGGGATTATTGGTATTCCTAGAGTGCTTAATATGTACGAAAATTATCCATTATGGTTTACACTCTTTACAAACCTTGGATTCAGAGTGGAAATATCAGAAAAATCTTCCAAGGAACTTTATGAAAAGGGACTGACTTCTATAGTATCTGAAACAGCCTGTTATCCAGCAAAAATGACACATGGTCATGTTGAAGATTTAATAGAAAAAGGTATTAAAAATATATTTTACCCTTGCATTCTTCATGAAAGCAGGGAATTTAAAAATGCAACTGATACATTTAACTGTCCAGTTGTAACATCTTATGCTGAAGTAATTAAAAATAATATGGATAGCTTAGAAGAAAACAATGTAAACTTTATGAATCCATTTTTACCAATAGCTAATAAAAGCAAACTTAAGAAAAGATTAAAAGATGCACTTTCTATATTTAATATTTCTCAAAGAGAGATAAATTATGCAGTTGATAAGGCATGGGATGAACAAGAAAATTTCAAAAAGGATATAAGAGAAAAAGGTGTTGAAACTTTAAAATACATAAAGGATCATAACATTCAGGGGATACTTCTTGGTGGAAGACCATATCACGTTGATCCAGAAATAAATCATGGAATGCCAAAACTTATAAACAGCTTAGGGTTTGCCGTATTTACAGAAGATTCTGTAGCACATCTTGGAGAAATTGATGGTAAATTAAATGTTGTTGATCAATGGGCTTATCACTCAAGATTATATAGAGCATCAAATTTTATTATTGATCACGATGATATAAATCTTGTTCAGCTTACATCATTTGGTTGTGGACTTGATTCTATTACTACAGATGCAGTGGCAGAGATATTAGAATGTGGATCAAAAATATACACTAATATAAAGATTGATGAAGGAAGCAATCTTGGTGCTGCAAGAATAAGGTTAAGATCACTTAAAGCTGCAATAGAAGAAAGAAGAAATAAAAATATTGAGACATCAATTACAAAAAAGGATACTAAAAAATTCATAAATCCAGGGAAGAATAAAACTATAATAGTACCTCAGTTTTCACCAATACATTTTAATATACTAGAATCTGCATTTAGAGCTTGTGGATATGATTTAGTGGTTCTTAATAATGGTGATAATGCAATTGATGAAGGGTTAAAATATGTAAATAATGATATATGTTATCCTGCTATAGTTGTTATTGGGCAAGTTATAGAAGCATTAAAGAGTGGTAGATATGATCTTGAAAATACTAGCATTCTTCTTGCACAGAGTGAAGGACAGTGTAGATTTACAAATTACACAAGTGTACTTGAAAAAGCATTAAAGGAAGCAGGATATGAAGATCTTCCAGTTTTATCTCTTAGTCTTGCAGGTGTTGATAAAACAAATTCATTGGAAGGAATGAATCTTGATCTTGTTAAAAAATCCATAGTAGGAGTAATATATGGAGATCTTTTAAGCAGAGTACTTCATAGAGTAAGACCATATGAAAAAATCAAAGGAAGTGCAGATGAACTTTACAAAAAATGGACACGTATATGTAGAGAATCATTTGAAGAACCTTTAAAGAAGAATTTTAAAAGTATTATTTCAAGTATAATAAAAGAATTTGAAGAGCTTCCAAGAATTGATGTATATAAACCTAAGGTAGGACTTGTTGGTGAACTTTTAGTTAAGTTTAATCCTATTGCCAATAATAGTATTGTAAATATGCTTGAAAAAGAAGGTGTTGAAGTTGTTCATAATGACTTGCTTTCATTATTCTTATCATCAGCAAAAAATCAGATATTTA